The following proteins are encoded in a genomic region of Gouania willdenowi chromosome 6, fGouWil2.1, whole genome shotgun sequence:
- the LOC114466222 gene encoding protein phosphatase 1 regulatory subunit 15A, producing MKGVNMETVAASQRTAVESFGSGGMALLPWTKQMLTVLWEQLRLLLQVIYYSFVSVFQMFRFEVHVRITDETGQHIQHMATATNSTESFLFSSLFERDSSSSNFCADVSDPFTGKSTAEALLSSLRAEDLCCGLVDDFVSRTAATEEGIFLGHHSSWKMGFPHDWNIFVSSGESSGSSDSCHQDSEKLFQRCTTQEKLFKQDTTEEERSCHWSSEEDQNIVEFDSEESKALWESLSKSTDPYNPFFFSACISTTTHMRKNKSDVKDCTDTGIMSINKACEEMLGPQGLNIWVSRSDSECSWTSSDGSSPDIDREENERLWDFFSSPSDPYNPMCFSASTVSSTIPAVAKKQASLPAPPSESTSDTEEEEESISCPASSEDEEEDQLWKSLSRTNDPYHPLNFQAHLRTSPNTPSHQKQVPHTPVVKRPKASQKPRAAKARQRRHIHPEKTFLPWRKPLKKDPEAPEPERPNRADCTHKQVRFSPHVHVHVMRTWRFARQASRKGPWEEMARDRDRFQKRIKEAERVLGPCFSPAHRAEVWARLQRGALN from the exons ATGAAAGGCGTCAACATGGAGACAGTGGCTGCTTCACAGAGGACGGCCGTTGAGAGCTTCGGCAGCGGAGGAATGGCGCTCCTGCCTTGGACTAAACAGATGCTAACGGTGCTGTGGGAACAGCTCAGGCTCCTGCTTCAAGTCATTTACTACTCTTTTGTGTCAG ttttccaGATGTTCAGGTTTGAGGTCCACGTCAGAATCACAGACGAGACTGGCCAGCACATCCAGCACATGGCCACTGCCACTAACTCCACAGAGTCCTTTTTATTCTCCTCTCTGTTCGAGCGAGACAGCAGCAGCTCCAACTTCTGTGCGGACGTCAGCGACCCGTTCACTGGGAAATCCACAGCCGAGGCTCTGCTATCCAGCCTGCGCGCCGAAGACCTGTGCTGTGGACTGGTGGATGACTTTGTTTCCAGAACAGCGGCCACAGAAGAGGGGATCTTTCTAGGTCACCACTCCAGCTGGAAAATGGGCTTCCCCCATGACTGGAACATCTTTGTTTCGAGCGGAGAAAGCTCTGGTTCAAGCGACAGCTGCCACCAGGATAGTGAGAAGCTTTTCCAACGGTGCACGACGCAGGAGAAGCTTTTCAAACAGGACACCACAGAGGAGGAGAGAAGCTGTCACTGGAGCAGCGAGGAAGACCAAAACATTGTAGAATTTGATAGCGAGGAGAGTAAAGCTCTGTGGGAATCTTTGTCCAAATCCACAGATCCTTACAACCCATTCTTCTTCTCTGCCTGTATTTCAACCACCACACACATGAGGAAGAATAAGAGTGACGTGAAGGATTGCACGGACACAGGCATCATGTCCATCAACAAAGCCTGTGAGGAGATGCTCGGCCCCCAGGGCCTCAACATCTGGGTGAGCCGCTCCGACAGCGAGTGCAGCTGGACCAGCTCTGACGGTTCCAGTCCCGACATCGACAGAGAGGAGAACGAGAGACTTTGGGACTTCTTTAGCAGTCCCAGTGACCCCTACAACCCCATGTGCTTCAGTGCATCCACCGTGAGCAGCACCATCCCAGCGGTTGCTAAGAAACAAGCCTCCCTTCCTGCTCCACCCTCTGAATCCACATCAGacacagaggaagaggaggagagcaTCAGCTGTCCAGCCTCGTCTGAGGACGAGGAGGAAGACCAGCTGTGGAAGTCTCTCAGTCGAACCAATGACCCGTACCACCCCCTGAACTTCCAGGCCCACCTCCGGACCTCCCCCAACACCCCATCACACCAGAAACAAGTTCCACACACTCCTGTTGTAAAACGTCCAAAAGCATCCCAAAAACCCAGAGCTGCGAAGGCCCGTCAGAGACGTCACATTCATCCAGAGAAGACTTTTCTCCCCTGGAGAAAACCTTTAAAGAAAGATCCAGAAGCTCCAGAGCCTGAGAGGCCGAACAGAGCAGACTGCACCCACAAACAG gTGCGTTTTTCTCCTCACGTCCACGTTCACGTCATGCGGACGTGGCGTTTTGCTCGTCAGGCATCACGTAAGGGACCTTGGGAAGAAATGGCTCGGGACCGCGACCGCTTCCAGAAGAGGATCAAAGAGGCGGAGCGGGTCCTCGGCCCCTGCTTCAGCCCCGCCCACCGAGCGGAGGTGTGGGCTCGCCTGCAGCGCGGTgccttgaattaa